A genome region from Halobacterium hubeiense includes the following:
- the xacF gene encoding 2,5-dioxovalerate dehydrogenase, protein MTDTNTNYVNGEWVSSATSETIDVANPANPSEVVARYQQSGSEDADEAARAAADAASDWADTPGPERGRILRQAGTILADRKDELTEQLVAEEGKARPEAAGEVQRAIDIFHYFAGKAADLGGTVKGSSSRDTTLYTRKEPVGVAALITPWNYPIAIPAWKLAPALAAGNTVVLKPASAAPGPAVALAEALDEAGLPDGVLNVVTGPGSDVASTFVEHEAVDAVSFTGSSQVGEMVYDQATDQGKRVQTELGGKNPTLVSESADPEEAAEIVATGGFGTTGQSCTACSRAVVHEDVYDEFVDALVAEAESIDIGPGLEAEMGPQVSQSELDSTLEYIDIAQDEGATLAAGGGTPDEYDSGYFVEPTVFTDVSNDMRIAQEEVFGPVVAVIKVSDFDEGLEVANDVEYGLSASVVTDDHTEANRFVDEAEAGVVKVNEKTTGLELHVPFGGFKRSSSETWREQGDEGLEFYTIEKTVYDNY, encoded by the coding sequence ATGACGGACACGAACACGAACTACGTGAACGGAGAGTGGGTCTCGTCGGCGACTTCCGAGACCATCGATGTCGCGAACCCCGCAAACCCTAGCGAGGTCGTCGCACGATACCAGCAGTCGGGCAGCGAGGACGCCGACGAAGCGGCCCGAGCAGCGGCGGACGCTGCGTCTGACTGGGCGGACACACCCGGTCCGGAGCGCGGGCGCATCCTCCGGCAGGCTGGCACCATCCTCGCCGACCGCAAAGACGAACTCACCGAACAACTCGTTGCCGAGGAAGGGAAGGCGCGCCCCGAAGCGGCCGGTGAGGTACAGCGGGCTATCGACATCTTCCACTACTTCGCGGGGAAGGCCGCTGACCTCGGTGGCACCGTGAAGGGGTCCAGCAGCCGCGACACCACCCTCTACACGCGGAAGGAGCCGGTGGGGGTGGCGGCGCTGATCACGCCGTGGAACTACCCGATTGCGATTCCGGCGTGGAAGCTCGCGCCCGCTCTCGCCGCCGGCAACACCGTCGTCCTCAAGCCCGCCAGCGCCGCGCCCGGTCCCGCTGTCGCGCTCGCGGAAGCGCTGGACGAAGCGGGGCTTCCTGACGGCGTGCTCAACGTCGTGACTGGGCCGGGAAGTGACGTTGCGAGTACTTTCGTCGAGCACGAGGCCGTCGACGCCGTCTCGTTCACGGGGAGTAGTCAGGTGGGTGAGATGGTGTACGACCAGGCGACCGACCAGGGCAAGCGTGTTCAGACCGAACTCGGCGGGAAGAACCCGACACTCGTTTCGGAGTCTGCGGACCCGGAGGAGGCGGCGGAAATCGTCGCTACTGGCGGGTTCGGCACGACGGGGCAGTCGTGTACCGCTTGCTCTCGCGCAGTGGTTCACGAGGACGTCTACGACGAATTCGTGGATGCGCTCGTCGCCGAAGCCGAGTCCATCGACATCGGCCCTGGCCTGGAAGCGGAGATGGGGCCGCAGGTCAGCCAGAGCGAACTCGATTCGACGCTGGAGTACATCGACATCGCACAGGACGAGGGCGCGACGCTGGCCGCCGGCGGTGGCACGCCCGACGAGTACGACTCCGGGTACTTCGTGGAGCCCACCGTCTTCACGGACGTTTCCAACGACATGCGTATCGCCCAGGAGGAGGTGTTCGGGCCGGTCGTCGCCGTCATCAAAGTCAGCGACTTCGACGAAGGCCTGGAAGTCGCCAATGATGTCGAGTACGGCCTCTCCGCGAGTGTGGTTACGGACGACCACACGGAAGCCAATCGCTTCGTTGACGAAGCTGAAGCCGGTGTCGTCAAAGTCAACGAGAAGACCACCGGCCTCGAACTGCACGTCCCCTTCGGCGGGTTCAAGCGCTCCTCCTCGGAGACGTGGCGCGAACAGGGCGACGAAGGCCTGGAGTTCTACACCATCGAGAAAACCGTCTACGACAACTACTGA
- a CDS encoding universal stress protein, with protein sequence MERGLIVIKEPEPHDKILREAAQQARGSDAPLVVLTFATERQIGSGIEKFEALGGVEGVTYDNEAEFVTAAEAALEEYVEEALDGIDVEYEAVVRVIDGGYGTATLTAAEDFNCDHVFITSQQRSPTGKAIFGDFSQRVILNFDGFVTTHVVRNGT encoded by the coding sequence ATGGAACGAGGGCTAATCGTCATCAAAGAGCCGGAGCCACACGACAAAATCCTCCGGGAGGCAGCACAGCAAGCACGCGGATCCGACGCCCCGCTAGTTGTCCTGACGTTTGCGACGGAACGACAGATTGGCTCCGGCATCGAGAAGTTCGAGGCGCTCGGCGGCGTCGAGGGAGTTACCTACGACAACGAAGCGGAGTTCGTCACCGCCGCCGAAGCCGCACTCGAGGAGTACGTTGAGGAGGCGCTCGACGGAATTGATGTCGAGTACGAAGCTGTCGTGCGAGTAATCGACGGTGGGTACGGAACGGCGACGCTCACGGCGGCGGAAGACTTCAACTGTGACCACGTCTTCATCACCAGCCAGCAGCGGTCCCCGACCGGAAAAGCAATCTTCGGTGACTTCTCCCAGCGCGTCATCCTCAACTTCGACGGCTTCGTCACCACCCACGTTGTCCGAAACGGCACATAG
- a CDS encoding GntP family permease: MPPTLPALAALIIGVAVVVLFLVVWDLPAFVGLVLSAFIVGVVNAFFLPDIAFGTIPSEVATAFGNNMAGIGIPILMAAIIGKSMTESGAANRIVRSFQSVVSDKNADFALWGSSTLLSIPVFFDNVFYLMAPLARSMRARIGKNYALYIAVVGGGGTAAHAFVPPTPGPLAVAQELGAGESILGMTIIVGLAVAIPSALVAGVGYGRFINKRMDIPLRDTMGTSAEDLERQANQPTSNLPGFFESLLPILVAVLFIAAGTFVNTFQNVYPSLQRIQELTTFVGDANFALTMAAIVAALTYLRMDDFPRQVWQDELTEALQNGGNIAAITAAGGAFGAMLAASNIGAVIADALSGIGVGLLVTAWLIAAIVRIAQGSATVAMITTGGIMAPLVPELTVHPAYLVVAIGAGGITTSWYNDSGFWIVKEIGGLTQSETFKAWTAVTSILSVVALFIILIYSTMFPLA; this comes from the coding sequence ATGCCACCAACATTACCAGCACTCGCGGCGTTGATTATCGGTGTCGCTGTCGTCGTACTGTTCCTCGTTGTCTGGGACCTACCCGCATTCGTCGGGCTCGTCCTCTCGGCGTTCATCGTCGGCGTCGTGAACGCCTTTTTCCTTCCCGACATCGCGTTCGGGACGATACCAAGTGAAGTAGCGACCGCGTTCGGGAACAACATGGCTGGCATCGGTATCCCGATTCTGATGGCAGCCATCATCGGCAAGTCGATGACGGAATCCGGGGCCGCGAACCGCATCGTCCGGTCGTTCCAGTCCGTCGTTTCGGACAAAAATGCCGACTTCGCGCTCTGGGGGAGCAGCACACTCCTCTCGATCCCCGTCTTCTTCGACAACGTCTTCTACCTCATGGCGCCGCTTGCTCGCTCGATGCGCGCACGCATTGGGAAGAACTACGCACTCTACATCGCCGTCGTCGGTGGCGGTGGAACTGCCGCCCACGCCTTCGTTCCGCCGACACCCGGCCCGCTCGCCGTCGCTCAGGAGCTCGGCGCTGGCGAATCTATTCTCGGAATGACGATCATCGTCGGTCTCGCAGTCGCGATTCCGTCCGCACTTGTCGCTGGCGTCGGATATGGACGGTTCATCAACAAGCGAATGGACATTCCGCTCCGGGACACGATGGGGACCAGTGCCGAGGACCTTGAACGGCAGGCGAACCAGCCCACGTCGAACCTGCCCGGCTTCTTTGAGTCTCTTCTCCCTATTCTCGTCGCCGTCCTCTTCATCGCCGCCGGCACGTTCGTCAATACATTCCAGAACGTCTACCCGTCCCTGCAGCGTATTCAAGAACTCACGACGTTCGTCGGGGATGCGAACTTCGCGCTCACCATGGCAGCCATCGTCGCTGCGCTCACGTACCTCCGCATGGACGACTTCCCGCGGCAGGTGTGGCAGGATGAGCTCACCGAGGCCCTACAGAACGGCGGGAACATCGCCGCAATCACTGCCGCTGGCGGGGCGTTCGGCGCGATGCTTGCGGCCTCCAACATCGGCGCGGTCATCGCGGACGCACTGAGCGGCATCGGCGTCGGTCTACTGGTGACCGCGTGGCTCATCGCGGCCATCGTCCGCATCGCGCAGGGCTCGGCAACTGTCGCGATGATCACCACCGGCGGCATCATGGCGCCCCTCGTCCCGGAACTCACCGTCCACCCAGCCTACCTCGTGGTCGCCATCGGTGCGGGCGGGATCACGACGTCGTGGTACAACGACTCTGGGTTCTGGATCGTCAAGGAGATCGGCGGCCTCACGCAGTCCGAGACGTTCAAGGCGTGGACCGCTGTCACGTCCATCTTGTCTGTCGTCGCGCTCTTCATCATCCTCATCTATTCGACGATGTTCCCGCTCGCATAA
- the gfo6 gene encoding D-xylose 1-dehydrogenase Gfo6: MDFEQAVDSFTDRDWQETTDGTVRLALVGLGWWTVDEAIPAIRETDLCEVTVLVSRSQEKAQRFADEAGVPHAISGDAYHDGECADEYDAVYVATPNAYHLEYVETAADLGKAVLCEKPMEATVERAEQMAAVADDAGIPLMVAYRMHTEPAVRRARELVESGAIGEPVQVYGNNSQSLLSIIDDPDQWRLDPDASGYGTSMMDLGIYPINTTRFILGSDPVSVQAQMASTHEAFREVPDERSTATAVYDDGVYAAFTATQNAYEDTELTITGMDGQLTLSPAFHMECELTVETDDRMFSVSADDVNEMTEEFDYFADRVLSGEPLYADGDHGLYDMRVLEALHESAETGATVKLQ; the protein is encoded by the coding sequence ATGGACTTCGAACAGGCTGTCGACTCGTTCACGGACCGCGACTGGCAGGAGACCACCGACGGCACGGTGCGGCTCGCGCTCGTCGGCCTCGGGTGGTGGACTGTCGACGAGGCGATTCCCGCGATTCGGGAGACAGACCTCTGTGAGGTGACCGTCCTCGTCAGTCGCTCACAGGAGAAAGCACAGCGGTTCGCCGACGAGGCCGGCGTCCCGCACGCGATTTCCGGCGACGCCTACCACGACGGCGAGTGCGCCGACGAGTACGACGCCGTCTACGTCGCGACGCCGAACGCCTACCACCTCGAATACGTCGAGACCGCCGCGGACCTCGGAAAGGCGGTGCTCTGCGAGAAGCCGATGGAGGCGACCGTCGAGCGCGCCGAACAGATGGCCGCGGTCGCCGACGACGCCGGGATTCCGCTGATGGTCGCCTACCGGATGCACACCGAGCCGGCGGTCCGCCGTGCGCGCGAGCTCGTCGAGAGCGGCGCCATCGGCGAACCCGTGCAGGTGTACGGGAACAACTCGCAGTCGCTTCTGTCCATCATCGACGACCCCGACCAGTGGCGCCTCGACCCGGACGCCAGCGGCTACGGCACGTCGATGATGGACCTCGGCATCTACCCCATCAACACCACGCGGTTCATCCTCGGTTCGGACCCCGTCTCCGTGCAAGCGCAGATGGCGTCCACGCACGAGGCGTTCCGCGAGGTCCCCGACGAGCGCTCGACGGCCACCGCTGTCTACGACGACGGCGTGTACGCGGCGTTCACCGCGACGCAGAACGCCTACGAGGACACCGAGCTGACGATTACGGGGATGGACGGCCAGCTCACGCTGTCACCGGCGTTCCACATGGAGTGTGAGCTCACCGTCGAGACCGACGACCGCATGTTCTCGGTGTCCGCCGACGACGTCAACGAGATGACCGAGGAGTTCGACTACTTCGCCGACCGCGTGCTCTCCGGGGAGCCCCTGTACGCGGACGGCGACCACGGCCTCTACGACATGCGCGTCCTCGAAGCGCTACACGAGTCCGCGGAGACGGGCGCGACGGTCAAGCTACAGTAG
- a CDS encoding ABC transporter ATP-binding protein, which yields MSRVSIENVSKLYDGSADGEGKIVAVDGVSFDIEDGEFLTIVGPSGSGKSTLLRMVAGLEDISSGTISIGDRVVNDIQPQDRGVAMVFQNYALYPHMSTRKNMAYGLKLTSDLSDDEVQRRVEEAAEMMGIEDQLDKKPGSLSGGQQQRVATGRAIVRDPEVFLMDEPLSNLDAKLRAHMRTEIQRIHEDLGTTFIYVTHDQEEAMTMSDRVAILDQGEVQQIGTPDEIYNEPKNLFVADFVGSPAMNTFDVTFDGTTLTAADFEYELSDERAERVRERVGEDASLVLGIRPEDIYIAEAGTENAIETKLDVLEPVGSDNYLYLEMEGVEECRVRVPGDVKPEENDALTVSFDEDDVHLFRKSDGENILAEERGQHEVTA from the coding sequence ATGAGCCGCGTTAGCATCGAGAACGTATCGAAGCTCTACGACGGCAGCGCCGATGGCGAGGGGAAGATTGTCGCCGTGGACGGTGTCAGTTTCGACATCGAGGACGGCGAGTTCCTCACCATCGTCGGCCCCTCCGGGTCGGGGAAGTCCACGCTCCTGCGAATGGTCGCCGGACTGGAGGACATCAGCTCGGGGACCATCAGCATCGGCGACCGCGTCGTCAACGACATCCAGCCCCAGGACCGGGGCGTCGCGATGGTGTTCCAGAACTACGCCCTGTACCCCCACATGTCCACGCGGAAGAACATGGCCTACGGCCTGAAACTGACCTCCGACCTCTCCGACGACGAGGTCCAGCGACGCGTCGAGGAGGCCGCCGAGATGATGGGCATCGAGGACCAACTCGACAAGAAGCCGGGCAGCCTCTCCGGCGGCCAGCAACAGCGCGTGGCGACCGGTCGCGCCATCGTCCGCGACCCCGAGGTGTTCCTCATGGACGAGCCGCTGAGCAACCTCGACGCGAAGCTCCGAGCGCACATGCGCACGGAGATTCAGCGCATCCACGAGGACCTCGGCACCACGTTCATCTACGTAACTCACGACCAGGAGGAGGCGATGACAATGTCCGACCGCGTCGCTATCCTCGACCAAGGCGAAGTCCAACAAATCGGGACGCCCGACGAGATATACAACGAGCCGAAAAACCTCTTCGTCGCGGACTTCGTCGGCAGCCCCGCGATGAACACCTTCGACGTGACCTTCGACGGAACGACGCTGACGGCCGCGGACTTCGAGTACGAACTCTCGGACGAACGCGCCGAACGGGTGCGCGAGCGCGTCGGCGAGGACGCCTCGCTCGTGCTCGGGATTCGCCCCGAAGACATCTATATCGCCGAGGCGGGCACCGAGAACGCCATCGAGACGAAGCTAGACGTCTTGGAGCCGGTCGGGTCGGACAACTACCTCTACCTCGAGATGGAGGGCGTCGAGGAGTGTCGCGTGCGGGTGCCCGGGGACGTGAAGCCCGAGGAGAACGACGCCCTGACCGTCTCCTTCGACGAGGACGACGTCCACCTCTTCCGGAAGTCCGACGGCGAGAACATCCTCGCCGAGGAGCGCGGCCAGCACGAAGTCACGGCGTGA
- a CDS encoding ABC transporter substrate-binding protein, whose translation MTSDRISTSTRRRFITAAGAAGSIALAGCLGGDGSSGGGGGSDSYTINFWEPFSGGEGPVMEDIVAKFNEEQPLDVDEEVTINRQRTPWDQYYNNLYTTLTGGSGPDMAIMHAAYLRAWNNVIDPIGDYIETGDIEGDYLGNHWDLVNVEGETRALPMDLHPLGGYYNKDLFESAGLDPESPPTNWEEFQTAGNAIAEQTDSAAFSQSPYNDGFGSWRTYSSLTKQQGGTLFDSDWNPSFNNEAGQNTAELFWDMTGDMGWSPQTTEADWGINAFSNGNLGMTMNGTWYVASLSDVEDLNWGFFKPNVAPNHSQDAVWADGHSIVLPRSQSRGERKSELTAQAAHWMTTENPEWGARAGHLPAAADIRDSEVFQNSPFYDKTLSKYLEMAENDVYFYHPKVPNGDPNSQDWYQWLLDLWGHNYESPQAALEDGVSTISNGLEE comes from the coding sequence ATGACTAGCGACCGAATATCGACGAGTACGCGCCGCAGATTCATCACTGCCGCCGGAGCGGCCGGTAGCATCGCGCTCGCCGGCTGTCTCGGCGGTGACGGGTCGTCGGGCGGCGGTGGCGGGTCCGACTCGTACACGATCAACTTCTGGGAACCGTTCAGCGGCGGGGAGGGTCCCGTCATGGAGGACATCGTTGCGAAGTTCAACGAGGAACAGCCCCTCGACGTCGACGAGGAGGTGACTATCAACCGCCAGCGGACGCCGTGGGACCAGTACTACAACAACCTCTACACCACGCTGACCGGTGGGAGCGGTCCCGACATGGCTATCATGCACGCGGCGTACCTCCGGGCGTGGAACAACGTCATCGACCCCATCGGGGACTACATCGAGACCGGTGACATCGAGGGCGACTACCTCGGCAACCACTGGGACCTCGTCAACGTCGAGGGCGAGACGCGCGCGCTCCCGATGGACCTCCACCCGCTCGGCGGCTACTACAACAAGGACCTCTTCGAGTCCGCGGGACTGGACCCCGAGTCCCCGCCGACCAACTGGGAGGAGTTCCAGACCGCCGGCAACGCCATCGCCGAGCAGACCGACAGCGCGGCGTTCAGCCAGTCCCCGTACAACGACGGGTTCGGCTCGTGGCGGACGTACAGCAGCCTCACCAAACAGCAGGGCGGCACCCTCTTCGACAGCGACTGGAACCCGTCGTTCAACAACGAGGCGGGACAGAACACCGCCGAGCTGTTCTGGGACATGACCGGCGACATGGGCTGGTCGCCGCAGACGACCGAAGCCGACTGGGGCATCAACGCCTTCTCGAACGGGAACCTCGGCATGACGATGAACGGCACGTGGTACGTCGCCTCCCTGTCGGACGTCGAGGACCTCAACTGGGGGTTCTTCAAGCCGAACGTCGCGCCGAACCACAGCCAGGACGCCGTCTGGGCGGACGGCCACTCGATTGTCCTCCCGCGGAGTCAGAGCCGCGGCGAGCGCAAGTCCGAGCTCACCGCACAGGCCGCCCACTGGATGACCACGGAGAACCCCGAGTGGGGAGCGCGCGCCGGCCACCTGCCGGCCGCCGCGGACATCCGCGACTCCGAGGTGTTCCAGAACTCCCCGTTCTACGACAAGACCCTCTCGAAATACCTCGAGATGGCCGAGAACGACGTCTACTTCTACCACCCGAAGGTGCCCAACGGCGACCCCAACTCCCAGGACTGGTACCAGTGGCTGCTCGACCTCTGGGGGCACAACTACGAGAGCCCGCAGGCGGCTCTCGAAGACGGCGTCTCGACCATCAGCAACGGCCTCGAAGAGTGA
- a CDS encoding carbohydrate ABC transporter permease produces MGLRNRFTGGDSDHARQTVFGVRKETVEGIVWSLPYLAVFGVFLVWPALKGLYMSLHNWDPFVPSESEFIGLQNYVELFSDPVFWNAMQGTVYFVALSVPLLVLVGLGLALGVNKNVKGKRVLRAIYFSPYILTVAVVTLIWSEVYSGSYGLINYYLGYFIDSPPGWLTSTDLAMPALAFMTVWWLVGFNFVIFLAARQGIPERLYEAARLDGAGTWRAFKDVTLPQMRNSILFVVIIQFILQFQVFAQPYVLTGGGPRDSTDTLVYYLYRSAFSQQAYGYGAAIGYVLVMILMLIAVINFKVIGTNE; encoded by the coding sequence ATGGGACTACGAAACCGTTTCACCGGGGGTGACTCCGACCACGCCCGGCAGACCGTCTTCGGCGTCCGCAAGGAGACCGTCGAAGGCATCGTGTGGTCGCTCCCGTACCTTGCGGTGTTCGGAGTATTCCTCGTCTGGCCGGCGCTGAAGGGGCTGTACATGAGCCTCCACAACTGGGACCCGTTCGTCCCCTCCGAGTCGGAGTTCATCGGCCTCCAGAACTACGTCGAGCTGTTCAGCGACCCCGTGTTCTGGAACGCGATGCAGGGCACCGTCTACTTCGTCGCGCTCTCGGTGCCGCTGCTCGTGCTCGTAGGGCTGGGGCTGGCGCTCGGCGTCAACAAGAACGTCAAGGGCAAGCGCGTCCTGCGCGCCATCTACTTCAGCCCGTACATCCTCACCGTCGCCGTCGTCACGCTCATCTGGTCGGAGGTGTACTCCGGGAGCTACGGCCTCATCAACTACTATCTGGGGTACTTCATCGACAGCCCGCCCGGCTGGCTGACGTCAACAGACCTCGCGATGCCCGCGCTGGCGTTCATGACCGTCTGGTGGCTCGTCGGGTTCAACTTCGTCATCTTCCTGGCGGCCCGACAGGGCATCCCCGAGCGTCTCTACGAGGCCGCGCGCCTCGACGGCGCGGGCACGTGGCGGGCGTTCAAGGACGTCACGCTCCCGCAGATGCGCAACTCCATCCTGTTCGTGGTCATCATCCAGTTCATCCTCCAGTTCCAGGTGTTCGCCCAGCCGTACGTGCTGACCGGCGGCGGCCCCCGGGACTCGACGGACACGCTGGTGTACTACCTCTACCGGAGCGCGTTCTCCCAGCAGGCGTACGGCTACGGCGCCGCAATCGGGTACGTGCTCGTGATGATACTGATGCTCATCGCGGTTATCAACTTCAAGGTGATCGGGACCAATGAGTAA
- a CDS encoding carbohydrate ABC transporter permease, with the protein MSNVNEAHSGLLNDLSLRSLGTHVALYGTAILMAIPYLYTISRSFQPRRFLTSPKPYWIPPEITFEYYRYILTESLFVQWTINTFIIAGGATLIILVIDSMIAFSLTRLDWPGQSIVMGVILASFMVPYYMNIVPLYTVVSDLGLVNSYWGVILPAVASPLGVFLLYQFFRDIPDEYEEAARLDGFSTFQIYSRIILPLARPILASLALFMFVYNWNAFLWPLIVLSDQAAYTLPIGLVNLYQGNLTTPGLHMAVTVLASLPLFIVYLFFQGEIVRAVQIQGTGTTG; encoded by the coding sequence ATGAGTAACGTCAACGAAGCTCATTCCGGCCTGCTCAACGATCTCTCGCTTCGGTCGCTGGGGACGCACGTGGCGCTGTACGGCACCGCCATCCTGATGGCGATTCCGTACCTCTACACGATTTCGCGGTCGTTCCAGCCGCGGCGGTTCCTGACCAGCCCGAAGCCGTACTGGATTCCGCCGGAGATCACGTTCGAGTACTACCGGTACATCCTCACGGAGTCGCTGTTCGTGCAATGGACGATAAACACGTTCATCATCGCGGGCGGCGCGACGCTCATCATCCTCGTCATCGACTCGATGATCGCGTTCTCGCTGACGCGGCTGGACTGGCCCGGCCAGTCCATCGTGATGGGCGTCATCCTCGCGAGCTTCATGGTCCCGTACTACATGAACATCGTCCCGCTGTACACCGTCGTCTCGGACCTCGGGCTGGTGAACTCCTACTGGGGCGTCATCCTGCCCGCGGTCGCGAGCCCGCTGGGCGTGTTCCTCCTCTACCAGTTCTTCAGGGACATCCCCGACGAGTACGAGGAGGCAGCGCGCCTCGACGGGTTCTCGACGTTCCAGATTTACTCCCGCATCATCCTGCCGCTAGCGCGCCCGATTCTCGCGTCGCTGGCGCTGTTCATGTTCGTCTACAACTGGAACGCGTTCCTCTGGCCGCTCATCGTCCTCTCGGACCAGGCGGCGTACACGCTCCCAATCGGCCTCGTGAACCTCTATCAGGGGAACCTCACGACGCCCGGCCTCCACATGGCCGTGACAGTGCTGGCGTCGCTCCCCCTGTTCATCGTCTACCTCTTCTTCCAGGGGGAGATCGTCCGCGCCGTCCAGATTCAGGGCACCGGGACTACCGGCTAA
- a CDS encoding universal stress protein, giving the protein MPFDTILVGIGPGDRDRRIRLATETIKVAQPTGATVVLLHVFSADEFEDTARKVEFDPSSEDVDPDVVARRDAVIHELVDAFEDAGVEYTVRGAIGDPAEEIVRVAEEVAADRVFVGGRSRSPTGKAFFGSVAQSVMLSSPCPVTFVRRGPDA; this is encoded by the coding sequence ATGCCATTCGATACCATACTGGTGGGCATCGGACCGGGCGACCGCGACCGGCGGATTCGCCTCGCTACCGAGACGATCAAGGTCGCACAGCCGACCGGCGCGACGGTCGTACTGCTGCACGTGTTCTCCGCGGACGAGTTCGAGGACACCGCGCGGAAGGTGGAGTTCGACCCGTCGAGCGAGGACGTCGACCCGGACGTCGTCGCGCGCCGGGACGCGGTGATTCACGAGCTCGTGGACGCGTTCGAGGACGCCGGCGTCGAGTACACGGTCCGCGGCGCAATCGGCGACCCCGCGGAGGAAATCGTCCGGGTCGCGGAGGAGGTGGCCGCCGACCGCGTGTTCGTCGGCGGGCGCAGCCGCAGCCCCACGGGGAAGGCGTTCTTCGGGAGCGTCGCCCAGTCGGTGATGCTCTCGTCGCCGTGCCCGGTGACGTTCGTCCGTCGCGGACCCGACGCGTGA
- a CDS encoding fumarylacetoacetate hydrolase family protein, whose product MRYYRIQRDGTISLIAEDDDGAYNLTETEPEPASFMELADAASLTDQSVDDVARRHLDDAPSVDLETVSEHLIRPVDPDEVWGGGVTYAISQESREGEGGLEEAYIGAYEGDRPEVYFKGTPTRTVGPGDNIGIRGDSDWDVPEPEFTVILHDGNIVGYTVGNDVCSRDIERDNLLYLPQSKIYDKSCAIGPCVVTEETIGDPHDVEMTLTIERDGDVAFTESTSTSEMVRTCDELADYFRRYNYVPKSTALLTGTSIIPPDDFTLQEGDLVSIEIENVGTLQNPVEQL is encoded by the coding sequence ATGCGATACTACCGCATACAGAGAGACGGGACTATATCGCTAATCGCAGAAGACGACGACGGCGCGTACAATCTGACCGAGACCGAACCCGAGCCGGCCTCGTTCATGGAGCTGGCCGACGCGGCGTCGCTCACCGACCAGAGCGTCGACGACGTCGCGCGGCGACACCTCGACGACGCCCCGAGCGTCGACCTCGAAACCGTCAGCGAACACCTGATTCGCCCCGTCGACCCAGACGAGGTGTGGGGCGGGGGCGTCACGTACGCCATCAGTCAGGAGTCCCGCGAGGGCGAGGGGGGTCTTGAAGAGGCCTACATCGGTGCCTACGAGGGCGACCGCCCCGAAGTCTACTTCAAGGGCACGCCCACGCGGACGGTCGGTCCCGGCGACAATATCGGGATTCGCGGGGACTCCGACTGGGACGTGCCCGAACCGGAGTTCACGGTGATACTCCACGACGGGAACATCGTCGGTTACACGGTCGGTAACGACGTCTGCAGTCGCGACATCGAGCGCGACAACCTCCTCTATCTCCCGCAGAGCAAGATTTACGACAAGAGCTGTGCCATCGGTCCCTGCGTGGTCACCGAGGAAACCATCGGCGACCCCCACGACGTCGAGATGACGCTGACTATCGAGCGAGATGGCGACGTCGCGTTCACCGAGAGCACCTCGACGAGCGAGATGGTGCGGACCTGCGACGAGCTCGCGGATTACTTCCGCCGCTACAACTACGTCCCCAAGTCGACCGCGCTCCTCACCGGGACTTCCATCATCCCGCCGGACGACTTCACGCTACAGGAGGGCGACCTCGTCAGCATCGAAATCGAGAACGTCGGTACGCTACAGAATCCCGTCGAACAGCTGTAA